A portion of the Pseudomonas sp. PSE14 genome contains these proteins:
- the nuoM gene encoding NADH-quinone oxidoreductase subunit M has protein sequence MILPWLILIPFIGGFLCWIAEYTSKTLPRWVALGSMTLTLALSLWVWHTGDFQLAPAPGGEPQWTLEFKLAWIERFGISVHLAMDGLSLLMVALTGLLGVLSVLCSWNEIQRRIGFFHLNLLWILGGVIGVFLAVDLFLFFFFWEMMLVPMYFLIALWGHSSDDGKKTRIYAATKFFIFTQASGLVMLVAILGLVFVHYNSTGVLTFNYADLLKTQMPEHTEWLLMLGFFVAFAVKMPVVPVHSWLPDAHAQAPTAGSVDLAGILLKTAAYGLIRFGLPLFPNASAEFAPVAMTLGLIGIFYGAFLSFAQTDIKRLVAYSSVSHMGFVIIGIYSGSPQAMQGVVIQMIAHGLSAAALFILCGQLYERLHTRDMRKMGGLWSRIPYLPAVALFFATASLGLPGTGNFVGEFLILLGSFKVVPVITVIATFGLVFGSVYSLIMIHRAYFGPSKSEGAIAGLNFRELFMVLGLAALLVLLGVYPQPVLDTSAATMHGVQQWLDAALSTLAAR, from the coding sequence TTTGCTGGATCGCCGAGTACACCAGCAAGACCCTGCCCCGCTGGGTCGCGCTGGGGTCGATGACCCTCACCCTCGCCCTCAGCCTGTGGGTGTGGCACACCGGTGACTTCCAGCTGGCGCCCGCGCCGGGTGGCGAGCCGCAATGGACCCTCGAGTTCAAGCTGGCCTGGATCGAGCGCTTCGGTATCAGCGTGCACCTGGCGATGGACGGCCTGTCCCTGCTGATGGTCGCCCTGACCGGCCTGCTCGGCGTGCTGTCCGTGCTCTGCTCCTGGAACGAGATCCAGCGCCGCATCGGTTTCTTCCACCTGAACCTGCTGTGGATCCTGGGCGGTGTGATCGGCGTGTTCCTCGCCGTCGACCTTTTCCTGTTCTTCTTCTTCTGGGAAATGATGCTGGTGCCGATGTACTTCCTCATCGCGCTCTGGGGTCATAGCTCGGACGACGGCAAGAAGACCCGCATCTACGCCGCCACCAAGTTCTTCATCTTCACCCAGGCCAGCGGCCTGGTGATGCTGGTGGCGATCCTGGGCCTGGTGTTCGTGCACTACAACAGCACCGGCGTGCTGACCTTCAACTACGCCGACCTGCTCAAGACCCAGATGCCGGAGCACACCGAGTGGCTGCTGATGCTCGGCTTCTTCGTCGCCTTCGCGGTGAAGATGCCGGTGGTACCGGTGCACTCCTGGCTGCCGGACGCCCACGCCCAGGCGCCGACCGCCGGTTCCGTGGACCTGGCCGGCATCCTGCTGAAGACCGCCGCCTACGGCCTGATCCGCTTCGGCCTGCCGCTGTTCCCCAACGCTTCGGCGGAGTTCGCCCCGGTCGCCATGACCCTCGGTCTGATCGGCATCTTCTACGGCGCCTTCCTGTCGTTCGCACAGACCGACATCAAGCGCCTGGTGGCCTATTCCTCCGTGTCGCACATGGGCTTCGTCATCATCGGCATCTACTCGGGCAGCCCGCAGGCGATGCAGGGCGTGGTGATCCAGATGATCGCCCACGGCCTCTCCGCTGCCGCGCTCTTCATCCTGTGCGGCCAGCTGTACGAGCGCCTGCACACCCGTGACATGCGCAAGATGGGTGGCCTGTGGTCGCGCATCCCGTACCTGCCGGCCGTGGCCCTGTTCTTCGCCACCGCCTCGCTGGGCCTGCCGGGCACCGGTAACTTCGTCGGCGAATTCCTGATCCTGCTGGGCAGCTTCAAGGTCGTTCCGGTGATCACCGTGATCGCCACCTTCGGCCTGGTGTTCGGCTCGGTCTACTCGCTGATCATGATCCACCGCGCGTACTTCGGCCCATCCAAGTCCGAAGGTGCGATCGCCGGCCTGAACTTCCGTGAGCTCTTCATGGTACTGGGCCTCGCGGCGCTGCTGGTCCTGCTGGGTGTATACCCGCAGCCGGTCCTCGACACCTCCGCGGCAACCATGCACGGCGTCCAGCAATGGCTGGACGCTGCCCTCTCCACCCTGGCAGCACGGTAA